In Vespa crabro chromosome 5, iyVesCrab1.2, whole genome shotgun sequence, a single window of DNA contains:
- the LOC124424446 gene encoding broad-complex core protein isoforms 1/2/3/4/5-like isoform X2: MVDTQHFCLRWNNYQSSITSAFENLRDDEDFVDVTLACDGKSLKAHRVVLSACSPYFRELLKSTPCKHPVIVLQDVAFSDLHALVEFIYHGEVNVHQRSLSSFLKTAEVLRVSGLTQQADQTDRDELSHVRALAAGVNHLPFHEKSEESFPRSGSPPAPTTPTPTTVQQLLRRAQIRRNERRTPDLHEDSAKRSRVSSPPLNNNDATPTDFSMVKNNHLSSKVEGNGVHEENSPIEDTIKCEPLELTGGNGGNAGNNEDSSDSGAAASDRPPASASSNEHEPEPEHTPTQNFMPESKLFTSTPGSFNFSMAALTDHTPLSGLGHGLQTPDLAGTSQDREVAEEDGGWQSATNGENQQQSGQSSEITGSDHCEVVQENHQQLPIIDLLDGINDHVQIVLKSEPLSPKISELESCLLSPEHDEYKTNDHYDQYHPHYRQSQQQQQQQQQQQQQPQLQQLQQQQQQQHHHHHHQQQQQQQQQQQQQQQQQQQNNQHHRYPSQERLVANLSIGDPRWFSHGNEPAQPVAKVREVSRRNAEHEFKFSGRSIGGTYCSFCQKTFSRAWSLQRHLADTHFYVPQSLSCDQCGRIYKSRNSLVSHKSQYHARKERKDHDIHCELTY, encoded by the exons ATGGTAGATACGCAACACTTTTGTCTGCGATGGAATAATTACCAAAGCAGCATAACGTCAGCTTTTGAAAACTTGAGAGATGACGAGGACTTTGTGGACGTTACATTGGCTTGTGATGGCAAGAGCCTCAAAGCACACCGGGTTGTACTTTCTGCTTGCAGTCCATACTTTAGGGAACTTCTCAAG AGCACACCATGCAAGCATCCGGTGATAGTACTTCAAGATGTAGCGTTCAGTGACTTACATGCCTTGGTGGAGTTCATCTACCATGGGGAAGTGAACGTACATCAGCGTTCTCTTAGCAGTTTCCTCAAAACTGCAGAAGTACTTAGGGTATCGGGTCTTACACAACAAGCTGACCAGACGGATAGGGACGAG CTCTCACATGTTCGCGCACTGGCTGCTGGTGTTAATCATCTTCCTTTTCACGAAAAATCAGAAGAAAGTTTTCCTCGTAGTGGTTCCCCGCCGGCACCGACAACACCAACACCTACGACGGTGCAACAGTTATTGCGTAGAGCACAGATACGTAGGAACGAGAGGCGTACGCCGGATCTTCACGAGGATTCGGCGAAAAGATCGAGGGTATCCTCGCCGCCTCTCAACAATAATGACGCTACACCGACCGATTTTTCGATGGTGAAAAACAATCATCTTTCGAGTAAAGTGGAAGGTAACGGTGTCCACGAAGAGAACAGTCCCATAGAAGATACAATAAAGTGCGAGCCTTTGGAATTGACCGGTGGTAACGGTGGGAATGCCGGTAACAACGAGGACTCTTCGGATTCGGGAGCAGCGGCATCGGATAGGCCACCGGCGTCGGCGAGTAGTAACGAACACGAGCCTGAACCCGAACACACACCGACGCAAAATTTTATGCCGGAAAGCAAATTGTTCACATCGACGCCAGGAAGTTTTAACTTCAGTATGGCAGCCCTCACGGATCACACGCCATTGTCAG GGTTGGGCCACGGGTTGCAAACGCCGGATTTAGCAGGAACTTCGCAAg ACCGGGAGGTCGCCGAGGAGGACGGGGGTTGGCAGTCCGCCACCAACGGCGAGAACCAACAACAATCCGGGCAATCGAGCGAAATTACAGGCTCTGATCATTGCGAGGTGGTCCAGGAGAACCACCAGCAGCTGCCGATAATCGATCTCTTAGATGGCATTAACGATCACGTGCAGATCGTCCTAAAATCGGAGCCCCTGTCTCCGAAGATCAGCGAGCTCGAGTCTTGTCTTCTTTCGCCGGAACACGACGAGTATAAGACGAACGATCATTACGATCAAtatcatcctcattatcgtcaatcgcaacagcaacaacaacaacaacaacaacaacaacagcaaccgCAACTGCAACAActacagcaacaacagcagcagcagcatcatcatcatcatcatcaacaacagcaacagcaacaacagcaacaacaacaacaacaacaacaacaacaacaaaacaacCAACATCACCGTTATCCAAGCCAGGAGAGACTCGTAGCCAATCTATCGATTGGCGATCCCCGTTGGTTCTCTCATGGAAACGAGCCGGCTCAGCCGGTAGCGAAAGTCCGTGAGGTATCCCGAAGGAACGCGGAACATGAGTTTAAGTTCTCAGGCCGATCGATCGGCGGCACTTACTGCAGCTTCTGTCAGAAAACCTTCTCTCGCGCATGGTCTCTTCAGAGACACCTCGCGGACACGCACTTCTATGTACCGCAATCGTTGTCCTGCGATCAGTGCGGGAGAATTTACAAGAGCAGGAACAGCTTGGTCAGTCACAAGAGCCAATATCACGCGAGAAAGGAACGCAAAGATCACGATATCCATTGCGAACTTACATATTGA
- the LOC124424446 gene encoding broad-complex core protein isoforms 1/2/3/4/5-like isoform X1, with amino-acid sequence MVDTQHFCLRWNNYQSSITSAFENLRDDEDFVDVTLACDGKSLKAHRVVLSACSPYFRELLKSTPCKHPVIVLQDVAFSDLHALVEFIYHGEVNVHQRSLSSFLKTAEVLRVSGLTQQADQTDRDELSHVRALAAGVNHLPFHEKSEESFPRSGSPPAPTTPTPTTVQQLLRRAQIRRNERRTPDLHEDSAKRSRVSSPPLNNNDATPTDFSMVKNNHLSSKVEGNGVHEENSPIEDTIKCEPLELTGGNGGNAGNNEDSSDSGAAASDRPPASASSNEHEPEPEHTPTQNFMPESKLFTSTPGSFNFSMAALTDHTPLSVKFPGLGHGLQTPDLAGTSQDREVAEEDGGWQSATNGENQQQSGQSSEITGSDHCEVVQENHQQLPIIDLLDGINDHVQIVLKSEPLSPKISELESCLLSPEHDEYKTNDHYDQYHPHYRQSQQQQQQQQQQQQQPQLQQLQQQQQQQHHHHHHQQQQQQQQQQQQQQQQQQQNNQHHRYPSQERLVANLSIGDPRWFSHGNEPAQPVAKVREVSRRNAEHEFKFSGRSIGGTYCSFCQKTFSRAWSLQRHLADTHFYVPQSLSCDQCGRIYKSRNSLVSHKSQYHARKERKDHDIHCELTY; translated from the exons ATGGTAGATACGCAACACTTTTGTCTGCGATGGAATAATTACCAAAGCAGCATAACGTCAGCTTTTGAAAACTTGAGAGATGACGAGGACTTTGTGGACGTTACATTGGCTTGTGATGGCAAGAGCCTCAAAGCACACCGGGTTGTACTTTCTGCTTGCAGTCCATACTTTAGGGAACTTCTCAAG AGCACACCATGCAAGCATCCGGTGATAGTACTTCAAGATGTAGCGTTCAGTGACTTACATGCCTTGGTGGAGTTCATCTACCATGGGGAAGTGAACGTACATCAGCGTTCTCTTAGCAGTTTCCTCAAAACTGCAGAAGTACTTAGGGTATCGGGTCTTACACAACAAGCTGACCAGACGGATAGGGACGAG CTCTCACATGTTCGCGCACTGGCTGCTGGTGTTAATCATCTTCCTTTTCACGAAAAATCAGAAGAAAGTTTTCCTCGTAGTGGTTCCCCGCCGGCACCGACAACACCAACACCTACGACGGTGCAACAGTTATTGCGTAGAGCACAGATACGTAGGAACGAGAGGCGTACGCCGGATCTTCACGAGGATTCGGCGAAAAGATCGAGGGTATCCTCGCCGCCTCTCAACAATAATGACGCTACACCGACCGATTTTTCGATGGTGAAAAACAATCATCTTTCGAGTAAAGTGGAAGGTAACGGTGTCCACGAAGAGAACAGTCCCATAGAAGATACAATAAAGTGCGAGCCTTTGGAATTGACCGGTGGTAACGGTGGGAATGCCGGTAACAACGAGGACTCTTCGGATTCGGGAGCAGCGGCATCGGATAGGCCACCGGCGTCGGCGAGTAGTAACGAACACGAGCCTGAACCCGAACACACACCGACGCAAAATTTTATGCCGGAAAGCAAATTGTTCACATCGACGCCAGGAAGTTTTAACTTCAGTATGGCAGCCCTCACGGATCACACGCCATTGTCAG TGAAATTTCCAGGGTTGGGCCACGGGTTGCAAACGCCGGATTTAGCAGGAACTTCGCAAg ACCGGGAGGTCGCCGAGGAGGACGGGGGTTGGCAGTCCGCCACCAACGGCGAGAACCAACAACAATCCGGGCAATCGAGCGAAATTACAGGCTCTGATCATTGCGAGGTGGTCCAGGAGAACCACCAGCAGCTGCCGATAATCGATCTCTTAGATGGCATTAACGATCACGTGCAGATCGTCCTAAAATCGGAGCCCCTGTCTCCGAAGATCAGCGAGCTCGAGTCTTGTCTTCTTTCGCCGGAACACGACGAGTATAAGACGAACGATCATTACGATCAAtatcatcctcattatcgtcaatcgcaacagcaacaacaacaacaacaacaacaacaacagcaaccgCAACTGCAACAActacagcaacaacagcagcagcagcatcatcatcatcatcatcaacaacagcaacagcaacaacagcaacaacaacaacaacaacaacaacaacaacaaaacaacCAACATCACCGTTATCCAAGCCAGGAGAGACTCGTAGCCAATCTATCGATTGGCGATCCCCGTTGGTTCTCTCATGGAAACGAGCCGGCTCAGCCGGTAGCGAAAGTCCGTGAGGTATCCCGAAGGAACGCGGAACATGAGTTTAAGTTCTCAGGCCGATCGATCGGCGGCACTTACTGCAGCTTCTGTCAGAAAACCTTCTCTCGCGCATGGTCTCTTCAGAGACACCTCGCGGACACGCACTTCTATGTACCGCAATCGTTGTCCTGCGATCAGTGCGGGAGAATTTACAAGAGCAGGAACAGCTTGGTCAGTCACAAGAGCCAATATCACGCGAGAAAGGAACGCAAAGATCACGATATCCATTGCGAACTTACATATTGA
- the LOC124424338 gene encoding ataxin-8-like — translation MALDDPGGALVSCGFARHIQNVHTRPSKEPICNICKRVYSSLNSLRNHKSIYHRQHSKNEQQRKEEEQIQREREQRDHSDRFGHQQQQPQSQQQHQQQQQQQQQQQQ, via the exons ATGGCTCTCGATGACCCTGGTGGTGCCCTTGTGTCCTGTGGATTTGCG CGGCACATACAGAACGTTCACACGAGGCCCAGCAAGGAACCAATCTGTAACATCTGCAAGAGGGTTTACTCCAGCCTGAACAGCCTAAGGAACCATAAGAGCATCTACCATCGGCAGCACAGTAAGAACGAGCAACAACggaaggaggaggaacagATACAGAGGGAAAGGGAGCAGAGAGATCACAGCGATCGTTTTggacatcaacaacaacaacctcAATCGCAACAACAGcatcaacagcaacaacaacaacaacagcagcagcagcagtag